In Sporosarcina sp. PTS2304, a genomic segment contains:
- a CDS encoding transposase: MNQDTLPFVGIDDFAFKKRMTYGTVLIDLLTHKPLDMLNSREHEQVAVWLSARPEIKLITRDGSKSYAKAVREASHAIVQAADRWHILHQLFDSVKKAVYAHIPAKWIPDSLDETITEKTDREDPLRKSEKIRMENEDKRWARIQQVQALSAQGFQVMAIARELGISRGTVYSDLRQTRKPNHQRGSPYEKYRPLIHSLVKKGQTAKVIEEQCCTEGYTGSMTTLNTMIAKERKKIERKGKEAFSFRQKILSLIWNPDNKDSLDEIAELHPELLTAFPLITKFNELVHSFRELVKSKKDQQLPAWIERQKSIEDKFIRSFINGICQDLDAVTLGIRELWSNDPVEGQVNRLKTIKRMMYGRAGFDVLRNRFLYQW, encoded by the coding sequence ATGAACCAGGACACTCTCCCTTTCGTCGGTATTGATGACTTTGCTTTCAAAAAGCGAATGACCTACGGAACCGTTCTGATTGATCTGTTGACCCATAAACCATTGGACATGTTAAATTCAAGAGAGCATGAACAGGTAGCTGTATGGCTTTCCGCCCGTCCGGAAATTAAACTCATTACTCGGGATGGGTCAAAGAGCTATGCGAAAGCCGTCCGCGAAGCTTCACACGCAATAGTACAGGCAGCAGACCGCTGGCATATTCTCCATCAACTGTTCGACTCTGTGAAAAAGGCAGTATATGCACATATACCTGCAAAATGGATTCCTGATTCGTTGGATGAGACGATAACTGAAAAAACAGACAGAGAGGATCCTCTTCGTAAAAGCGAAAAGATCAGAATGGAAAACGAAGATAAAAGGTGGGCGCGCATTCAACAGGTTCAAGCTCTGTCTGCGCAAGGATTTCAAGTAATGGCTATTGCCAGGGAACTTGGCATTTCAAGGGGGACAGTGTATTCAGATTTGCGTCAGACCAGAAAGCCAAACCACCAGAGGGGATCTCCCTATGAAAAATATCGCCCGCTGATCCACTCCCTAGTAAAAAAAGGCCAGACTGCAAAGGTGATTGAGGAGCAATGTTGTACAGAAGGCTATACCGGTTCTATGACCACATTGAACACCATGATAGCCAAAGAGCGCAAAAAAATAGAGCGTAAAGGTAAAGAGGCCTTCTCGTTTCGACAAAAAATCCTTTCCCTTATATGGAATCCTGATAACAAGGATAGCCTAGATGAAATCGCTGAGCTGCATCCAGAGTTGTTAACCGCCTTTCCTCTCATAACAAAATTTAATGAATTGGTACATTCGTTCAGAGAGCTAGTAAAGTCAAAAAAGGATCAACAGCTGCCGGCATGGATTGAAAGACAGAAGAGTATCGAAGATAAATTTATCCGTTCGTTCATCAATGGAATCTGCCAGGATCTTGATGCCGTCACACTTGGAATTCGGGAACTATGGAGCAACGATCCAGTAGAAGGCCAGGTCAATCGATTGAAAACAATCAAACGGATGATGTATGGAAGAGCCGGGTTTGATGTTCTGCGAAATAGATTTCTTTATCAATGGTAA
- a CDS encoding transposase family protein: MLSYVDNPIGQPDAHVKVIHQEQTNQNLFIILEVNSSSATCPTCRKASSRPHSRYCRRVNDLPFSNLAVQLQIIVRKWFCDNSECESRIFTERLSWLKPYQRRTERLEHALEKIALSTNCLTAEKVCRALYIPVSHYTLLRKVKKLSYEPGHSPFRRY, from the coding sequence ATGCTGTCTTATGTTGATAATCCTATTGGTCAGCCTGATGCTCATGTGAAAGTAATTCATCAAGAGCAGACAAATCAAAATCTATTTATAATCCTTGAAGTTAATTCGAGTTCAGCCACGTGTCCCACATGCCGAAAAGCTTCAAGCCGCCCGCATAGCCGCTATTGCCGGCGGGTAAACGACCTTCCGTTTTCCAATCTAGCGGTTCAGTTGCAGATCATAGTCCGCAAATGGTTCTGCGACAATTCCGAATGTGAATCCCGTATTTTTACCGAGCGTCTTTCTTGGCTGAAGCCTTATCAAAGAAGAACTGAACGTCTGGAACATGCGCTTGAAAAGATTGCCCTTTCCACCAACTGCCTGACAGCCGAGAAAGTCTGCAGAGCCCTTTATATTCCTGTCAGCCACTATACACTTCTCAGAAAGGTAAAGAAACTTTCTTATGAACCAGGACACTCTCCCTTTCGTCGGTATTGA